Proteins encoded within one genomic window of Phototrophicus methaneseepsis:
- a CDS encoding malate dehydrogenase, with translation MKDPIRVAVTGGAGQIAYSLLFRIGNGEVFGPEQPVILQILEIPQAMDALKGVVMELQDSAQPLVHDIIATDDANVAFKDANWAILVGGKPRGPGMVRADLIAANGPIFLDQGKAINDNAADDIRVVVVANPCNSNCLVAASNAPDVPKDRWFAMTRLDENRARAQVADKAGVLSTEVTNVGIWGNHSASQFPNFEEIKVGGKPATEVIDDRGWFEGDFLTTVQDRGKAIIDARGKSSAASAANAALDTIRSLITPTAEGDWFSAAVYSDGNPYGIADGIFYSFPLRSTGNGDWEIVEGLELSDYAKEKAAATQDELLKEREAITDLL, from the coding sequence GTGAAAGATCCCATTCGCGTAGCAGTCACGGGTGGCGCTGGGCAAATTGCCTATAGCTTGCTGTTCCGTATCGGCAATGGCGAAGTTTTTGGCCCAGAACAACCTGTGATTCTGCAAATTCTTGAAATCCCCCAGGCTATGGACGCGCTCAAGGGCGTGGTGATGGAATTACAAGATAGCGCGCAACCGCTCGTACATGACATTATCGCGACAGATGATGCCAATGTCGCTTTTAAAGATGCCAATTGGGCGATTCTGGTTGGTGGTAAGCCGCGTGGACCTGGCATGGTCCGTGCTGATTTGATCGCTGCCAATGGCCCGATCTTCCTTGATCAGGGTAAAGCGATTAATGACAATGCCGCCGATGATATTCGCGTCGTGGTTGTCGCTAACCCATGCAACTCCAACTGCTTGGTTGCAGCGTCCAACGCTCCGGATGTTCCGAAAGATCGTTGGTTTGCGATGACACGCCTCGACGAAAACCGTGCTCGCGCTCAGGTCGCTGATAAGGCTGGCGTGCTCAGCACAGAAGTCACCAATGTTGGCATCTGGGGCAACCACAGCGCTTCACAGTTCCCGAACTTTGAAGAAATCAAGGTGGGTGGCAAGCCTGCAACAGAGGTCATTGATGATCGTGGTTGGTTCGAAGGCGACTTCCTCACCACGGTGCAGGATCGTGGTAAGGCCATCATCGACGCACGTGGCAAGAGCTCCGCTGCAAGCGCCGCCAATGCTGCCCTGGATACCATCCGTTCTCTGATCACCCCGACTGCAGAAGGCGACTGGTTCAGCGCAGCTGTTTACTCAGATGGCAATCCGTATGGCATTGCAGATGGCATTTTCTACTCATTCCCGCTGCGTAGCACGGGTAATGGTGACTGGGAAATTGTCGAAGGCCTGGAACTGAGCGACTATGCAAAAGAAAAAGCAGCCGCTACCCAGGACGAACTTCTGAAAGAACGCGAAGCAATCACAGACCTGCTCTAG
- a CDS encoding metallophosphoesterase, which yields MSHPRAIDIDNGVAMVVTDLHGDGVAYTQIRQKFVELYQQGAVQYLILAGDMVHGYGPEEDDLSIPILLDIMRLQAHYKPGTVVMLLGNHEMPHIYSTTLAKGDIEFTPRFERLLTQSGQRTEILAFLRSLPFFVRTKAGVLINHSGAAPAINSVQIAEDILTFDHEALLRLAEDKIARNYTRAQLASNREYMAQARYFLGITGADDPRLTHFLRGQLISQMSQEFALLWDILFTRNELGWTLDAYSFVLDAYLRHISALSPYKQRVLVSGHIPVRGGYALIGKHQLRLASYTHANPHEEGAYLLLDCGQPITTAAQLVPFLRPTFSQPEKR from the coding sequence ATGAGCCACCCTCGTGCAATAGATATAGACAACGGTGTTGCGATGGTTGTCACGGATTTACACGGAGACGGCGTCGCCTACACTCAGATTCGCCAAAAATTCGTTGAATTATACCAGCAGGGTGCGGTTCAGTACCTCATCCTCGCGGGAGATATGGTGCATGGCTACGGGCCAGAAGAGGATGATCTGAGCATTCCGATTCTGCTCGATATTATGCGTTTGCAAGCGCATTACAAGCCGGGTACTGTGGTGATGCTCCTGGGCAACCACGAGATGCCCCATATCTACAGTACAACGCTGGCAAAGGGCGATATTGAATTTACCCCGCGCTTCGAACGGTTATTGACGCAATCTGGCCAGCGGACCGAAATCCTGGCTTTTTTACGTTCACTACCCTTTTTTGTGCGGACGAAAGCCGGGGTGCTGATTAATCATTCGGGTGCTGCCCCTGCGATTAACTCGGTACAGATCGCGGAAGATATTTTGACATTTGATCATGAGGCGCTGCTGCGTCTGGCTGAAGATAAGATCGCGCGTAACTATACCCGCGCACAGCTTGCCAGCAACCGAGAATACATGGCTCAGGCGCGCTATTTCCTAGGGATTACTGGCGCCGATGATCCTCGCCTAACGCATTTTTTGCGAGGGCAACTCATCTCCCAGATGAGCCAGGAATTTGCTTTGCTTTGGGATATTCTCTTTACACGTAATGAACTCGGCTGGACTTTGGACGCTTATTCTTTCGTCCTGGATGCTTATCTAAGGCATATTTCAGCGTTGAGCCCGTATAAGCAGCGGGTTTTGGTGAGTGGGCATATTCCTGTACGGGGCGGTTATGCACTGATTGGCAAGCATCAACTCAGGCTAGCGAGTTATACACATGCCAACCCACATGAAGAAGGCGCCTATCTACTGCTTGATTGTGGGCAGCCTATTACAACGGCTGCCCAATTGGTGCCATTCCTGCGACCGACGTTCTCACAGCCGGAAAAGCGTTGA
- a CDS encoding tyrosine-type recombinase/integrase, with translation MSDLIQRKQSFNQAVLITDALEKDEHHRLTTYVRWLDAQGKLWLQPNLSQYRDYLLTTYKGRDGKPLAARSVRAHLSSIRGRYKALLRDNDTRDRLYDMTPKDASPSDRKALVDEVLKRLSNAIDPDAAQVKVVTRQDVRDEEHLRLTSSQASQLLAMPGVDSLRGLRDTAILALMLCTGLREAELCALDVPDLRQRLGGTLALHIRRGKGAKERLIPYGELEWCLAVVNQWMTMAGITGGPVFRGFYRGAKQVRDSRLTVRAINQILERYPVMIDGELRKVNPHDLRRTYARRLYEAGMDLLAIRDNLGHADSRTTLKYIGTMDVDKRKPPTVYMFDLRALQEAREMDAE, from the coding sequence ATGTCCGACCTGATACAACGCAAACAGAGTTTTAATCAAGCTGTTCTCATTACAGACGCCCTGGAAAAAGACGAGCATCATCGCCTGACGACTTATGTTCGCTGGCTAGATGCACAGGGTAAGCTCTGGCTGCAGCCCAATTTATCCCAGTATCGTGATTATTTGCTGACGACCTATAAAGGCCGCGACGGGAAGCCCCTGGCTGCGCGTAGTGTTCGGGCGCATTTATCTTCTATACGTGGGCGTTATAAAGCTCTGCTGCGGGATAATGACACGCGAGATCGTCTTTACGATATGACGCCAAAGGATGCCTCGCCATCGGACCGCAAAGCCCTGGTAGACGAAGTCCTCAAGCGACTTTCGAATGCGATTGATCCGGATGCGGCGCAAGTCAAGGTAGTGACGCGGCAGGACGTCCGTGATGAAGAGCATCTCCGGCTGACATCTTCCCAGGCTAGCCAGTTGTTGGCGATGCCGGGTGTGGATAGCTTACGCGGCCTGCGCGATACAGCTATCCTTGCATTAATGCTGTGTACAGGACTGAGAGAAGCCGAGCTCTGTGCATTGGATGTGCCCGATTTGCGGCAGCGTTTAGGTGGTACATTGGCTTTGCATATCCGGCGTGGTAAAGGCGCAAAAGAACGCCTAATCCCTTATGGAGAGCTGGAATGGTGCCTTGCTGTGGTCAATCAATGGATGACTATGGCCGGGATTACTGGTGGGCCTGTCTTTCGTGGGTTTTACCGGGGGGCTAAGCAGGTCCGGGATTCTCGGCTGACTGTCCGGGCGATCAACCAGATTTTAGAGCGTTACCCGGTGATGATTGACGGCGAGCTGCGCAAAGTGAACCCGCATGACTTGCGGCGCACCTATGCCAGACGTCTCTATGAGGCCGGTATGGATCTGCTGGCGATACGAGATAACCTCGGCCATGCGGATAGCCGGACCACGTTGAAATACATTGGAACCATGGATGTCGATAAGCGTAAGCCACCGACTGTTTACATGTTTGATTTACGAGCATTGCAGGAAGCCCGTGAGATGGATGCTGAATAA